The following proteins are encoded in a genomic region of Coffea eugenioides isolate CCC68of chromosome 6, Ceug_1.0, whole genome shotgun sequence:
- the LOC113772884 gene encoding glycine-rich cell wall structural protein-like: MDRGDMPMPTPPNSTMSTNDNMTSMQMSFFWGKDVVVLFRGWPDNNLVEVLSASPRVLKTTGVFSSLSQAGAYAIRMALAYLVMLSVMSFNLGIFIVAVAGGADGGAGIGGGAGSGGAAGGGVGGANGGAGVGGGAGGGGAARGGAGGGVGGGAGAGASVGGAGGGGGVGGSAGGGAGGGIGGGAGGGAGGGVGGGVGGGAGGGVGGGARGGVGKGAGGGAGGGKRGGADGGFGKGGGIGGGAGGGFGAGGGFGGGHGGFGKGGGVGAGGGFGGRTSPRIGRRKL; this comes from the exons ATGGACCGCGGGGATATGCCGATGCCGACGCCACCAAATTCGACCATGAGCACGAATGACAATATGACGAGTATGCAGATGAGCTTCTTCTGGGGCAAAGATGTGGTTGTTCTGTTCAGGGGATGGCCTGATAACAACCTCG TTGAGGTGTTGTCGGCGTCTCCTCGGGTGCTCAAGACCACCGGAGTCTTTAGCAGCTTAAGTCAGGCGGGTGCTTACGCTATTCGTATGGCGCTGGCTTACTTGGTCATGCTCTCCGTCATGTCCTTCAACTTGGGGATCTTTATAGTGGCGGTGGCTG GAGGTGCCGATGGTGGTGCTGGAATTGGAGGAGGTGCAGGTAGTGGTGGTGCTGCTGGAGGCGGCGTTGGAGGTGCTAATGGAGGAGCTGGAGTTGGAGGAGGTGCAGGTGGTGGTGGTGCCGCTAGAGGTGGCGCTGGAGGAGGTGTAGGTGGTGGTGCTGGGGCTGGAGCTAGTGTTGGAGGAgcaggtggtggtggtggagttGGAGGCAGTGCAGGTGGTGGTGCTGGAGGTGGCATTGGAGGAGGTGCAGGGGGTGGAGCTGGTGGAGGAGTAGGTGGTGGTGTAGGTGGTGGGGCTG GTGGAGGTGTAGGAGGAGGAGCCCGAGGAGGCGTTGGCAAAGGTGCTGGAGGTGGGGCCGGTGGCGGAAAAAGGGGTGGAGCAGATGGTGGCTTTGGGAAAGGTGGAGGTATAGGAGGTGGTGCAGGTGGTGGTTTTGGGGCTGGAGGAGGTTTTGGTGGAGGGCATGGGGGATTTGGTAAGGGTGGAGGAGTTGGCGCGGGCGGTGGATTCGGAGGCCGGACTAGTCCTAGAATTGGACGTCGCAAATTGTGA